The Thermoclostridium stercorarium subsp. stercorarium DSM 8532 genome contains a region encoding:
- a CDS encoding fibronectin type III domain-containing protein yields the protein MRKRAKVVAARIIVWLIIITMVAAFVVDLAYAQQALPSTPPQNVRVSDIGYEDTAKQNWFVEFAWDSPSFPADIARSKSQVFYFNKVERGTGKLLEDVIQFTLAESAKNFNPVRYGIDLEHGTIYEFYGKSRYTYGQYEEYTFTSGKSNRVKFLTGLEFGAEVIPGTNDIRIVWDDVWDTDGRIDYRILISDTTNFTQPPAIPDIIGADIGTERSKVTVSGGKLEYIYTGALPGREYSIKIIPLVDSDVAVTPVDELPVVRVKTEIVLKAQYLGETIDGDGVKWLRWMLLWDPIVKGSIGNVTFTKVQYKLYRYDENGNETLFAVVEDNDRIEVKIRPEDVDKYKYKIEADAYRPDGTYVPFYSSTKISLKTQVPEYPVSPEFVDRFDNADPEPLYFDDLLTETSATLLWLPPVSGEGGIDADVYYDLYLCESINDVDLDVLPPITKRIASNIIIGEQNRVKELNTGRVIGYRYTITNLKPNTTYYAVLVAKKNFLVESKDGEYMVSMPFESKPAIKAIITKPDKAAEKPLAPPSPPFRLKPGDAIGTNSVSLQMEKTWKEMYNKELGKWLYVIRRDDPEGKKTDGFYNRNNSYTYEEYEANSNLSDDDPDKKPVREINYNAGWEIRIHCVEYATALENVKNITGRDYISYNDLSKNYVLDLQKAVSPAIIPDFNPGENTVFYFDANGLDPNKTYLIWITVYNTDGGVESDPSDPIVVTTLPEYPSVIEYPTVPTDLKGIAGDTYVDLYWTYREGYSYNIRYGTVDNVNDSGNTTITVTYEQLKNQPYLRVEKLKANTVYYFWIQAVSPTEYGGVTSEWSKTLVVKTEPYSPPPRPRGFGIKNTPDAITENSIFYEWIPDENVVFILEISENADFSESTEYVVDASEYRVTGLRSNFAYYARLYSYSEETGLRSEPTAVVTVITRKGRSEYDADVPPYDEITGDMVEIDGVAVDGVWTARVLGVNAHRLSEKIRNMNVHTFSIDLTNPPPNTKIIRVELGGEVVETLSGVMQNLVIKTPGAEITVIPGSFLKDTYFRLKQNFSDVTVRIDVRTPESGFRPEDNRQFVIPVTGISVTAGLDESFYPIGDFARPVRVAFSLEPEKAEGSDTRFYDFDDGKWYAVKNLYSPEEQKIMVYPEKSGAIAVTTAYTVRNVSSGDSGLDAVIRNITSKYEMPSLSGRNIDYSKKLTINEGMKYLFDVIPYDYGNANITEKAVRAGLLHSQYINSGTQPLRTDQAIYAAVMVLRRKTGINISGYSVSPEYNAFMNSVQEPFKEAVAFAVSNGLLDGYVNEMKPGSTITLRELLRIIERILVYAGEI from the coding sequence TATTGCAAGAAGTAAGTCACAGGTTTTTTATTTTAACAAGGTCGAGCGGGGAACGGGGAAGCTGTTGGAGGACGTAATCCAGTTTACCCTGGCTGAAAGCGCCAAAAACTTCAATCCCGTCAGATATGGAATTGATCTTGAACATGGTACCATTTATGAATTTTACGGAAAGTCCAGATACACTTACGGCCAGTATGAGGAGTATACATTTACGTCAGGAAAGTCTAACCGGGTTAAATTTCTTACCGGACTTGAGTTCGGTGCTGAAGTTATTCCGGGAACAAATGATATAAGAATAGTATGGGACGATGTATGGGATACCGACGGCAGAATAGATTACAGAATATTAATCTCCGATACGACAAACTTTACTCAGCCCCCGGCAATACCCGATATCATCGGGGCTGATATAGGAACCGAAAGAAGCAAGGTCACGGTTTCGGGAGGGAAACTGGAGTATATTTATACAGGAGCGCTGCCGGGAAGAGAATATTCCATAAAAATTATACCCCTTGTGGATTCGGATGTGGCTGTAACGCCTGTCGATGAACTGCCGGTTGTAAGGGTTAAAACCGAAATTGTTCTGAAAGCCCAGTATCTGGGCGAAACCATCGACGGCGACGGCGTAAAGTGGCTGAGATGGATGCTGCTCTGGGACCCGATTGTTAAAGGTTCCATCGGAAACGTCACGTTTACAAAGGTGCAGTATAAGTTGTACCGGTATGATGAAAACGGAAATGAAACACTTTTTGCGGTGGTGGAGGACAACGACCGCATAGAAGTGAAAATAAGGCCTGAAGACGTTGATAAATATAAATACAAAATAGAAGCTGACGCTTACAGGCCCGACGGTACATATGTGCCTTTTTATTCCTCCACGAAGATTTCCTTAAAGACCCAGGTGCCGGAATATCCTGTAAGCCCGGAATTTGTGGATAGGTTTGACAATGCCGATCCTGAGCCCCTGTATTTTGATGATCTTTTAACCGAAACCAGCGCAACACTGCTGTGGCTTCCTCCTGTTTCCGGCGAAGGCGGCATTGACGCTGACGTCTATTATGATCTGTATTTATGCGAAAGCATAAACGATGTGGATTTGGACGTACTGCCGCCCATCACTAAAAGAATAGCGTCGAACATTATCATTGGTGAACAGAACAGGGTCAAAGAGCTGAACACAGGAAGGGTAATCGGCTATCGCTATACAATTACCAACCTTAAGCCCAATACGACATATTACGCCGTACTGGTCGCCAAAAAGAATTTTCTTGTGGAAAGCAAAGACGGCGAATATATGGTTTCAATGCCGTTTGAATCAAAGCCTGCCATAAAGGCGATAATTACAAAACCTGACAAAGCGGCCGAAAAACCTTTGGCGCCGCCTTCTCCGCCCTTCAGGTTAAAACCCGGCGACGCAATAGGCACGAACAGTGTTTCCCTGCAGATGGAAAAGACGTGGAAGGAAATGTACAACAAAGAACTTGGAAAATGGCTGTATGTTATTCGCAGGGACGATCCCGAAGGAAAGAAGACCGACGGGTTTTACAACAGGAATAATTCATACACATATGAGGAATATGAGGCAAACAGTAATCTTTCTGACGATGATCCCGACAAGAAGCCGGTGCGGGAAATAAATTACAATGCGGGCTGGGAAATAAGAATTCATTGTGTTGAGTATGCCACGGCCCTTGAGAACGTAAAGAATATTACCGGCAGGGATTATATCTCCTATAATGATCTGAGCAAAAATTATGTCCTTGATTTGCAAAAGGCTGTTTCACCTGCCATAATACCTGATTTCAATCCGGGTGAAAACACGGTATTCTATTTTGATGCGAACGGGCTTGACCCGAATAAGACTTATTTGATTTGGATTACCGTTTATAATACCGACGGCGGCGTGGAATCAGACCCGTCGGATCCGATTGTTGTGACTACTCTGCCCGAATATCCGTCGGTTATCGAGTATCCGACAGTTCCCACCGATTTAAAGGGCATAGCCGGGGATACTTATGTAGATCTTTACTGGACCTACCGAGAGGGCTACAGCTATAATATCCGGTATGGTACGGTGGACAATGTGAATGATTCGGGGAACACCACAATAACCGTAACCTATGAGCAGCTGAAAAACCAGCCGTATTTGAGGGTGGAAAAGCTTAAAGCCAATACCGTTTATTATTTCTGGATACAGGCGGTATCTCCAACCGAATACGGAGGTGTGACTTCGGAATGGAGCAAAACCCTTGTGGTTAAGACCGAACCCTACAGTCCTCCGCCAAGGCCGAGAGGGTTTGGAATAAAGAATACTCCGGATGCCATAACCGAAAACAGCATATTCTATGAATGGATACCCGATGAAAATGTGGTATTCATTCTGGAAATATCTGAAAACGCCGATTTTTCAGAGTCCACTGAATATGTTGTCGATGCTTCCGAATACAGGGTGACAGGGCTGAGATCCAATTTTGCATATTACGCAAGGCTGTATTCGTACAGTGAAGAAACAGGCCTGAGATCGGAACCCACGGCAGTAGTTACGGTTATAACCCGCAAGGGAAGATCTGAGTATGACGCGGATGTGCCCCCATATGACGAGATTACAGGCGACATGGTGGAAATAGACGGAGTGGCAGTTGACGGCGTATGGACCGCAAGGGTGCTGGGAGTAAATGCTCACAGGCTTTCTGAAAAAATAAGGAACATGAATGTTCATACATTTTCAATAGACCTTACTAACCCGCCGCCAAATACCAAAATTATACGTGTTGAGCTGGGCGGCGAAGTGGTTGAAACTTTGTCCGGGGTTATGCAAAACCTTGTAATTAAGACACCCGGCGCCGAAATAACTGTTATTCCCGGAAGTTTTCTGAAAGACACGTATTTCAGGCTGAAGCAGAATTTCAGTGATGTAACGGTAAGAATTGATGTAAGAACGCCGGAGTCCGGGTTTAGGCCTGAAGATAACAGGCAGTTTGTAATTCCTGTTACCGGGATTAGCGTAACCGCAGGGCTGGACGAGAGCTTCTACCCGATAGGTGATTTTGCTCGCCCTGTAAGGGTGGCGTTTTCGCTTGAGCCTGAAAAGGCGGAAGGTTCGGATACCCGGTTTTATGACTTTGACGACGGAAAATGGTATGCCGTAAAAAATTTATATTCTCCGGAAGAACAGAAAATTATGGTTTACCCTGAAAAAAGCGGAGCCATTGCAGTAACAACGGCCTATACCGTTCGGAACGTCAGTTCCGGTGATTCCGGCCTTGATGCCGTAATCCGGAATATAACGTCAAAATACGAAATGCCTTCGCTTTCAGGGCGCAACATTGATTACTCAAAGAAGCTTACGATTAATGAAGGCATGAAATATTTGTTTGACGTTATTCCTTATGATTACGGAAATGCGAATATAACTGAAAAAGCCGTAAGGGCCGGGCTTTTGCATTCGCAGTATATAAACTCTGGTACGCAGCCGCTGAGAACCGATCAGGCCATTTATGCGGCGGTTATGGTGCTGCGCAGAAAGACCGGAATTAATATATCCGGATACTCAGTCTCTCCGGAATACAACGCTTTCATGAATTCGGTACAGGAGCCGTTTAAAGAAGCGGTCGCCTTTGCAGTTTCCAACGGCCTGCTGGACGGTTATGTAAATGAAATGAAACCCGGTAGTACAATTACGTTGCGGGAACTGTTGAGAATAATTGAAAGAATTCTTGTTTACGCCGGAGAGATTTGA